Below is a genomic region from Spirosoma radiotolerans.
CTGGGCGGTTGCTTTCTCTTTCACGCGGGGCCGACGAGCTGCTACCCTGGCTTTCAGAGCGGGGGCGCGGACTTTGGTTACGGGACTGCCCGCCACCGTTGTTCGATGATCCGGCTGAGCGTTCGTTATGGCTGCCTGGCCGGCCACCGCCCCGGCGATTGTCGTTGCGACCACCTTGGCCCTGGCGGGCAGGAGCCGGTGAAACAGTTGACTCGGATATATTCAGTACGTACGGGTGATTGTCGATAACCGGAACACGTTTGCCAATCAGTTTATGAATGTCGCGCAGGTATGCGGTTTCTTCGGCATCGCAGAACGACAGGGCAATGCCATCATGACCCGCCCGGCCTGTCCGTCCAATGCGGTGAACGTAGGTTTCGGGAATGTTTGGTAACTCGTAATTGATCACGTGCGACAATTCATCGACGTCGATACCACGAGCGGCAATATCCGTGGCCACCAGTACGCGCGTTTCCCGACTTTTGAAGTTAGAAAGTGCACGCTGACGGGCATTCTGCGACTTGTTGCCGTGAATGGCTTCGGCACCAATGCCCGCTTTCAACAGGTCTTTCACAACTTTATCCGCGCCATGTTTGGTGCGGGCGAAAACAAGGGCCGATTTAATTGCTTTGTCGTCAAGGATATGGACGAGCAGTTTACGCTTGTCATCTTTGCCGACAAAATACATGGCTTGTTCAATCGTGTCGGCGGTCGAAGAAACGGGTGTCACTTCAACTTTAGCCGGATTATGTAAAATGGTATCGGCCAGTTTAGCTACGTCGACCGGCATGGTTGCTGAGAAAAACAGCGATTGCCGGCGCTCGGGCAGTTTTGTAATGACCTTTTTGACGTCATGAATAAAACCCATGTCGAGCATCCGGTCGGCTTCATCCAGGACAAAAAACTGCACATCGCGGAGCGAGATAAATCCCTGATTCATCAGGTCGAGCAAACGGCCGGGCGTAGCGATAAGCACATCCACGCCCGCTTTCAAGGTATTTACCTGCGCGTGTTGCGAAACACCCCCGAAAATAACCGTACTCCGCAGGTTTAGATAACGACCATAGGCTGTAAAACTTTCGGCAATCTGAATGGCTAATTCGCGGGTTGGCGTCAGGATGAGCGTCTTTATGCGTCGTGGGCCACCCGTGCTTTTGCTGCGTTCTTCGCTTAGCAATTGCAGAATTGGGATGGCAAAGGCGGCTGTTTTGCCCGTTCCGGTTTGCGCGCAGCCCAGTAAATCCCGGCGGCTTAACAAAATCGGTATGGCTTTTTCCTGAATGGGTGTAGGGTTGGTATATCCTTCTTCAGCAAGGGCCTTCAGGATGGGATCAATTAATGATAAATCGGAAAATTGCATGTGTTGGTTGGACGTCGGTAGGCAATGGAATAGGGTACTAAATGGGGTCCAGCATCCAACGTCTTTGTAAAGTTATATGTGTACAACGGCCATAGTACAAATAAAGTGCCATTTATTGGCGGAATACAATTTGCCGGCAAAAGAAAGACGGCCCCAACGCATTTGCAAGGCCGTCCCGCTGACTGTTTGCTAGCCAGATAAATTAGTCGTAAATACTACCAGCCGTTTGTTCGACCAATCCTTTCGGTAGTAGCCAGGCCATTAATTTTCCGGCTTTGTTAAGCAGTCCCGTTACCAGTTCCGTCTTACCGGCCAGCGTGGCTTCCACCGCTTGTCGGGCTACTTCAGTAGGGGTCATATTTACTTTTTCGGCCGCTTTTCGACCTTTATCTCCGATTTGTGCCCGGTCAACAAAGTCGGTATCGGTTGAGCCAGGGCACACGCAGGTAACAGAAACCGTTGAGCGTCTTAACTCCTGGTGCAACCCACGACTGAATTGAAGGACAAACGATTTGGAGGCTGCGTATAGGCTTAGCCCTGGCACCGCCTGATAAGCCGCCGAACTGCCTATGTTCAGAACGTATGCCTTGGTCTGCTGCCGAAGCTGGGGCAGGAAGAGGTACGTCAACTCAACCAGGGCCGTCATATTTACGGCCATCATGTTGGTATGCTCACTCAGTGAGTGTTTCTCGAATGGACCGCTCAAGCCATATCCCGCATTATTGACCAGCATCCGAATGGAATATTGCTTCTGGCTGCACCAGTCGACAACTTGTTGAGCAGCACCCGTCTGGGCCAGATCAACCGCCAGGAAGTCCGTTTTAATGCCGTGTTCGTTGGCTAATTCACGGGCCACCTGCGCCAGCAATGATTCTGAACGGGCAACCAGTATTAAATCGAACTTTCGACGGGACAGCTCTTTGGCAATGGCCAGGCCAATGCCCTTGCTGGCTCCGGTGATTAAGGCGTAGGCCATACTAAGTCAGTCGTAAAGGTGGTAAATGATTAAGTCGTAAGGAGAAAGTGGCTGATGCGCGAGGTTTGTTTCTGCGTCAGCCACTTTCTCCTTACGACTTGTTCACGTACGACGGGTTTAAATATTTACTTTCGAGATAAACCGGTGGTAGAATGGGGTCTTGCTGTTGGCATTTTTCGGCATGTATTTACCCGTTACAACGGGTACATACATAACCCGTCGACGGCTGGCTTCGCCCACGAAGGGAGATTGCTGCGCCCGGTGCCAAAGCCGTCCATCGTGTACCGATAAATCACCGGCATTCATATCGAAGCCAATTTCGTGTTTGTCAGGATCATTATCCACGAAGTATTTCTTGCGGAATAACATCTTGAAAATGCCCTGCTTGTGGGTACCTGGAATAACACGCAGACCGCCGTTCTCGTAAGGAGTTGGGTTAAGGTGAATGCCCACGTTGAGCATCGGCATGATGCGTTGCCCGAGGAAAATATCGCGCGGGCTATCCGTATGCCAGCCCATTTGCGAAAACTTGCTATTTGGGGTACGAATGTAGTGGTTGAGAATAAGTCCGTCTTTTTCGATTTCGGCAATACGTCCTTCGTAAGGCTG
It encodes:
- a CDS encoding DEAD/DEAH box helicase encodes the protein MQFSDLSLIDPILKALAEEGYTNPTPIQEKAIPILLSRRDLLGCAQTGTGKTAAFAIPILQLLSEERSKSTGGPRRIKTLILTPTRELAIQIAESFTAYGRYLNLRSTVIFGGVSQHAQVNTLKAGVDVLIATPGRLLDLMNQGFISLRDVQFFVLDEADRMLDMGFIHDVKKVITKLPERRQSLFFSATMPVDVAKLADTILHNPAKVEVTPVSSTADTIEQAMYFVGKDDKRKLLVHILDDKAIKSALVFARTKHGADKVVKDLLKAGIGAEAIHGNKSQNARQRALSNFKSRETRVLVATDIAARGIDVDELSHVINYELPNIPETYVHRIGRTGRAGHDGIALSFCDAEETAYLRDIHKLIGKRVPVIDNHPYVLNISESTVSPAPARQGQGGRNDNRRGGGRPGSHNERSAGSSNNGGGQSRNQSPRPRSESQGSSSSAPRERESNRPARSNSRPQTQSRGTGNSRFSNSSSDKNY
- a CDS encoding SDR family NAD(P)-dependent oxidoreductase: MAYALITGASKGIGLAIAKELSRRKFDLILVARSESLLAQVARELANEHGIKTDFLAVDLAQTGAAQQVVDWCSQKQYSIRMLVNNAGYGLSGPFEKHSLSEHTNMMAVNMTALVELTYLFLPQLRQQTKAYVLNIGSSAAYQAVPGLSLYAASKSFVLQFSRGLHQELRRSTVSVTCVCPGSTDTDFVDRAQIGDKGRKAAEKVNMTPTEVARQAVEATLAGKTELVTGLLNKAGKLMAWLLPKGLVEQTAGSIYD
- a CDS encoding phytanoyl-CoA dioxygenase family protein; translated protein: MSKLNLPPFTLGETITPEQRQFFNKNGVIVFRNFIHPETVKLFISEVERIEKEWLAEGRDKVNGVPLKFGQDEAGNPMIQRMCFLSQYSTALHEFLQDPRLQAVVDLLQPYEGRIAEIEKDGLILNHYIRTPNSKFSQMGWHTDSPRDIFLGQRIMPMLNVGIHLNPTPYENGGLRVIPGTHKQGIFKMLFRKKYFVDNDPDKHEIGFDMNAGDLSVHDGRLWHRAQQSPFVGEASRRRVMYVPVVTGKYMPKNANSKTPFYHRFISKVNI